In Triticum aestivum cultivar Chinese Spring unplaced genomic scaffold, IWGSC CS RefSeq v2.1 scaffold4B_scf_1981, whole genome shotgun sequence, one genomic interval encodes:
- the LOC123172056 gene encoding transcription initiation factor TFIID subunit 4b, whose product MDPIMKLLEDDEEDESMHSGADVEAFTAALNREVEGSASSSSSAAAAFSFQPLDHAAGTLPQKSNPVVNNSHGQWQGSVKNDSGNQESQQQEEKHLYCKKEQSSGPEAVPIGADNKQLHSNTQIECLQLKVKREPGNNAQQSTVGQQQPMQQIKSQQPPGTNQTNSSPAMVGKPPVVTFHMLIPILRRYLDKDRDIQVQSIFAKLRKNEVSKEHFLKVIRTIVGDKLLKQAASQYQMQAAQAQRNPPANPSSYSMSSQVPGQHNESPRPPQFRPSSSGQMQSNMGYAASEGNLQKPNETGNMSDRKGLQMLQSRPPNIHSIPLQATQDHVQRPQTFLPALGANNIHSCQVPQSVGGPIAPLRPQMTDSSQRGQSVQGGVASVLGSMATRPALQNNQPSQQQPNKEQKTNSFTPTVHMNKETANQPSESGQSSFAALNAKQVNPGLLSSKAGGVLENQSSTLATPKSLTTTSSSQPHPSYGTPAELNMQIQPSTQAPPSGAASKTPEKKPSAGQKKPLEAIGSSPPPSGKKQKGSGGFHDQSIDQLNDVTAVSGVNLREEEEQLFSAPKEESRVSEAARKVVQLEEERLILQKGPLTKKLAEIMRKYNLKSIGCDVERCLSMCVEERLRGFISNTIRLSKQRVDVEKSRHHYYPLSSDVRSHILRVNREAREQWDRKLAADANRIRKQSDGDDNSVVSSEKDKAESRGTSKHAKTYKEEDDKMRTTAANAAVRVAAGGDDMLSKWQLLAEKNKLRGEGGDGSSDSLPGTMLPHKLSPKAGKGSREQQEIEKRGYFSMLGPGGVRRSAHMKVARSITVKDVVAALEREHQMSKSSLLFRLHGRQSTEPASK is encoded by the exons ATGGATCCCATCATGAAGCTCCTCGAGGACGACGAAGAG GACGAGAGCATGCACTCGGGCGCTGACGTCGAGGCCTTCACGGCGGCGCTGAATCGCGAGGTGGAGGGCagcgccagcagcagcagcagtgccgCCGCTGCCTTCTCCTTCCAGCCGCTGGATCACGCCGCTG GTACATTACCTCAGAAAAGCAACCCAGTAGTAAACAACAGTCATGGACAGTGGCAAGGTTCAGTAAAGAATGACAGTGGAAACCAGGAGAGCCAACAGCAGGAAGAAAAACATTTATATTGCAAAAAAGAGCAGTCATCCGGACCTGAAGCAGTTCCCATAGGTGCTGATAACAAACAACTTCACTCTAATACTCAAATTGAATGTTTACAGCTAAAGGTTAAGCGAGAGCCAGGAAACAATGCTCAACAAAGCACTGTTGGTCAGCAGCAGCCTATGCAACAAATAAAGAGTCAACAACCACCAGGCACAAACCAAACCAATAGTAGTCCAGCTATGGTGGGAAAACCTCCTGTTGTTACATTTCATATGCTAATCCCGATTTTGAGACGCTACCTTGACAAAGACAGGGATATACAAGTTCAGTCCATTTTTGCAAAGTTACGG AAAAATGAGGTCAGCAAGGAACATTTTTTAAAGGTTATTAGGACTATTGTTGGTGATAAGTTGCTCAAGCAAGCTGCTTCACAATATCAAATGCAG GCTGCTCAGGCACAACGGAATCCCCCGGCAAACCCAAGCAGTTATTCTATGTCAAGTCAAGTCCCAGGTCAGCACAATGAGAGCCCAAGACCGCCTCAATTTCGACCGTCCTCATCAGGCCAAATGCAGAGTAACATGGGTTATGCAGCTTCAGAAGGCAACTTACAAAAGCCTAATGAAACTGGTAACATGTCAGATAGGAAAGGGTTGCAGATGCTACAAAGCCGTCCACCTAATATCCACTCAATCCCACTGCAAGCAACCCAGGATCATGTGCAGCGTCCGCAGACATTTTTGCCAGCCTTAGGGGCAAATAATATTCATTCTTGTCAAGTTCCACAGTCAGTTGGAGGTCCAATTGCACCACTTAGACCGCAGATGACAGATTCCAGTCAAAGAGGACAATCAGTCCAGGGAGGTGTTGCCAGTGTTCTTGGCAGTATGGCCACACGGCCAGCATTGCAAAATAATCAACCTTCACAGCAACAACCAAACAAGGAGCAGAAAACTAATTCTTTCACTCCAACAGTACATATGAACAAAGAAACTGCTAACCAACCCTCTGAATCTGGACAGAGCTCTTTTGCCGCCTTGAATGCGAAACAAGTCAACCCAGGCCTTCTATCTTCAAAGGCTGGTGGTGTTTTGGAAAATCAATCATCTACGTTGGCCACTCCTAAATCTTTGACGACAACAAGCTCAAGTCAACCTCATCCGTCTTATGGAACTCCAGCAGAACTTAACATGCAG ATTCAACCTAGTACTCAAGCACCTCCTTCTGGAGCAGCTTCCAAAACACCTGAAAAGAAGCCATCTGCTGGGCAGAAGAAACCTTTGGAAGCAATTGGCTCATCCCCTCCACCATCTGG CAAAAAGCAGAAGGGATCTGGAGGCTTCCATGATCAAAGCATTGACCAGCTGAATGATGTTACTGCAGTTAGTGGTGTTAATCTGAGG GAAGAAGAGGAGCAACTTTTCTCTGCTCCCAAGGAAGAGAGTCGAGTTTCAGAAGCTGCTCGTAAAGTTGTACAACTGGAAGAAGAAAGGCTCATTCTACAGAAGGGGCCTCTGACAAAGAAATTAGCAGAGATCA TGAGAAAATATAATCTGAAGAGCATAGGATGTGACGTAGAGCGTTGTCTATCGATG TGCGTTGAGGAGCGGTTACGAGGATTCATAAGCAATACAATAAGGCTTTCAAAACAG AGGGTTGATGTTGAAAAATCAAGACATCATTATTATCCTTTATCTTCGGATGTTCGGAGTCATATACTGAGGGTGAACCGGGAAGCTAGAGAACAGTGGGACAGGAAGCTGGCGGCAGATGCCAACAGAATCAGGAAACAGAGTGAT GGAGATGACAATTCAGTTGTTTCTTCAGAAAAGGACAAGGCTGAGAGCCGTGGAACATCAAAGCATGCTAAG ACTTACAAGGAGGAAGATGATAAAATGAGAACAACAGCTGCAAATGCTGCTGTGCGAGTTGCAGCAGGGGGAGATGACATGCTTTCAAAGTGGCAATTGCTAGCTGAAAAAAATAAACTGAGAGGTGAAGGAGGCGATGGTTCTTCTGACTCACTGCCAGGTACCATGttgcctcacaagctttcaccaaAAGCAGGAAAGGGCTCAAGAGAACAGCAGGAAATTGAAAAGCGAGGCTATTTTTCAATGCTTGGTCCTG GTGGCGTTAGAAGGTCAGCACACATGAAAGTGGCGCGTAGCATCACGGTGAAGGATGTGGTTGCGGCACTTGAGAGAGAGCATCAGATGTCAAAATCGTCTTTGCTATTCCGGTTACACGGGAGACAGTCGACAGAACCAGCTTCGAAATAG